The sequence GGGACGCCTCATGTCAACAAGATTTGCCAGAATTTGTTGGCCCCAGCGGCGGCCGACGGCCGCTAGTGACCCCGGCAAGGATCTCCGGGCCTACCCAAATACCCCACGAACCGGGCCGGGCCGCGCAGGTTCGACCGGCGCGGTGTCGGCCGGCGCGCGGTCGGCCGTCGCTACGGATACGCCGGGCTGATCGCTTACTTGTCCATGGTCAGCACGACGCGGAAGCGGGCCTTGCCGCTTTCCATGCGCTGGTATCCCTCGGCCACACGCTCTAACGGAACGACCTCGTTCATTGATCGCACGCCCGTTTGCGCGCTGAAGCGGAGCGTGTCTTGCGAGTCGATCGACGTGCCCGAGTACCAGCCGCGGATCGTTTGCGAAGACTGGATCATTTGCATGGTGGGGATCGTCAGTGAGTTCACCACGCCGATGATCAGCATCGTGCCGGCGACCGACAGACCGCCGACCACCGCGCTCATGGCGTCGGCATTGGTTACGGTGGCCAGAATCACGCGGGCGCCGCCAAGCTTGGCAAGTTCGGCAGTTGGGTCTTGCGTTTGGTTATCAATATAGACCGCGGCGCCCAGCTTCTTGGCTAAGGGCTGCTTGTCCTGGCCGCGCGCGATGGCGACGGTGTAAAAACCCATCTTGGCCGCGAATTGTACGCCCAAGTGACCAAGCCCACCGAGCCCTAGCACCGCGACGACGTCGCCGGGGCGGGCGCCGCTGTTGCGTAGCGCGTTGAACGTGGTGATGCCGGCGCACATCAACGGCGCTGCTTCAACCGGCGAGAGATCGTCTGGGATTAACGCCACGGCGCTGGCCGGTGCGACCATGTATTCGGCGTAGCCGCCGTCGAAGTTTACGCCTGTTGCTGCCCCGTGTTGGCAGGCGAAAAACTGGCCTCGGCGACAAGGCTCGCAATAACCGCAATATCCGCCGTTCCAGCCGACTCCGACGCGCTCGCCTACGGTCCAGCCGGCCACGCCTGGTCCGAGCTTGTCGATCACGCCGGCTACTTCGTGACCCGGCACGCGCGGATATTCAATGCCAGGGAACAAGCCGTCCTTGGTGACCGAATCGCTGTGGCAGACACCGCAGGCTTGAATCTTGACCCGGATCCAACCGGCGGCCGGCTCGGGGATGGGTCGCTCGACGATTTCAAAAGCGCCCTTGGGATGCGGTATCTGGGCGACGCGCATGGTGGCCATTGCGTATTCCTCCGTAAATCTTTTGAGCGGTGATCAACCGAGTTGGTGCGATTTTCTAACGCCCGCAGTCGGGCCCGAGCATTCTTCGCGCAAAGCCCAAGCTCGACAAGCCACCGATCGAGGTGCGTCCGCCGAGAGAAAGTATAAGAATGTGAGCGTTTCCGCAATCACATCCCATGACTCGGGCTCTGCGGGCCGGGATCGATGGTTCAGATCGGCACGTCAGCAATGCTGCCCAGTCCTCAACCGTCTAAAAACGGTCCATTTCTCGGGGTCCGAGAAATGGGGTGCGTTAATGACACCGCCAATATGGGCAAAAGCGGCTGCAGAAAGAAAAAAGCCCCGCCAGACCGGAGGGTCGGGGCAAGCCTTGTGGAGTTGCGATGCTAGGCCCGGCGAAACTTCTTCCGCACGGTGACGAATCCCAGGCCGGCCAGGCCACTGATGCCGAAAACAAGCGCCGATGGCTCGGGCGCAGGTGTGAAATGGATGTAGTTCGCAAGGTTGTAGGTGGTCGAAAACGTCTCGCCCGTATAGGAGCTACTCAGTCCGGCCAAGGCTAGGATCTGTTGATCCGTGTACAGCGCCAAATGCGTTCCATAGGCGATGTTGATGGCCTCCATCCACATATTGCCAAGGATGGCGTTGCCCACGATACCGGGATGCAAACTGTCGAGCCAAAAATCGTGGGGGTCAGACCCCGAATCAGTCAAATCGATGGCGACGCCACCAACTTTCAATTGGCCGGTCGCGTAGATATTGTCTCCCAGCGTATAAAAGTCGACGAACGGAATGTGCATTGTCTGGGCGTACGTCAGCAATTGCGAATTAATGTTGCTGATGGTCCCTTGCACCCTGGCAATCGCGTCGGGATCGCCGATCGACTGCCCTTCCGGCGTCAGTGACACGTCTTCTACGCTGCCGAGCAGCATCCCTTGTATGCCAGCGGCAAACTCTGTGTTCACGGCCGTCTGGATATTGTTGACCACCGAATTTTGGAAGGCCGTGGTCTGAGCTGGCGTCGCTGTTCCCGCTGCAATCGCCAATGCCGCGGACGTTCCCCAATCGTCATTGCCGACGAAGGTAATTCCTAGCGTGACCTTTCCCGCAGTAACATCCGCGGCCATCTTCGTCTGTTGACCACCGCTTAGAAGGGTCGCTGAAGTCGCGCCGCCGACTGCGTGATCGTAGGGGAGTCCGCTGCCGCCAAAGTTCAGCCCTCGATTGGTCTGCAATTGAGCAGGCCATTTGTACGATGGCGATGAGACGGAACCGCTGTCGCCCATGACGCCGATGCCGTGCAGGATGTCACCCCGCGCAGAGGAATCGATCGAATGGAGCAGTACTGCTGCGAATGCAGCAAGCAGTAGAAGGCCTGCGCGAGGCGGCTTGCCTCGACCAAAAGAAATCATGAGCGGCTCCCTTAGGTGTGCAATCGATGCCAACGGCGACCGAGAATCGAGTGGGACAATCGCACTGCCGGGCCGCCAAACGTTGGCATGATCGTCAGCGCTTGATGGTAGATCGGTACTGTCACCCGGACAAGCCTATTCTCGATTCGTCCTTCGCAAATACGGCCGTGATCCAAGCGATCGACATTTGTCTCGTCGCAGCCTGATTGGCAAATGCCTGCTTCAGCAAAGAAACAGCATCCGGCGTGCGCAGGGCTGCAATTGGTCGCATCCCGATCGCATTATCGACGACGGCCACGGCGCGGCACGATCACAATGCCCACGGCAGCACAGATGGTTATCGCCAACGTGGATGGCTCGGGCACTGGATTAAAGATCACGTACGGGCTGACGTCGTAGTACGTGGACCCACCGACCGTCGGCGTTACCCCGGCGCGTGTCAGGATTATTTGGTCGGAAATCAGGTTCACAGCGTCGCCGTAGCCAATCTGGTCCGCCTTGAGAATCGCATTGGCCAGCAAGCCGTTGGCAACTGTGCCGGGATGAAAGCTGTCGCTGAGGTACATCCGGTTGCCGCCGTTGCCGCCCCCAGTTAGCATCTGCACGCCACCAAGTTTCGGGGGTGTGAGCGAGAGCTGTCCGAGTGCATTGAGATCGACCACGGGCATGTGATGCAGCGCAGCCAGGCTGAGAATCTGTTGGTTGATGGCGTTCACCACGCTTGTTACTTCCGCGCGGCGCGTAGCATCCGAGTAGGTCGAGCGGTAGGAAGGCGTTACGCCCAGGTCGGGCACCGTCATCAGAACCATGTGCTCGCTGGGGTTAATGGCCAGCGTTGCATTGACCGCCGACGTGATGTCTCCGACCAGGTTATTCATGAAGGTTTGTACGGCGGGATTGGTGAGGGGATTGTAGGCATGATTGGCGGCGGCGGTGTAGATCGTGCCGTACTCGCCGCCAAGCCCCACCGTGAAGTTATCTCCGCCAATTTCCATGACGGTCAACTTTACGGCATTCGAAGCCAGCGACGGCTGGAGTGAGCTAACTTGGCCAGGCAGATCGCTGCTGACGGCGCCGCCCAGGGCTACGTCATTCGCGTTGTAGTAATTGTGGTTGCCCGTGGCGTCGACTTGCGGGCCAAAGTTGTAGCCGCTCATCACCAGCTGATCGACCCAATTGAATTGCTGACCGTTGGAAAAAATGGAATAGCCGAAGCTAGGAGCCAGCGGCACCCACAGAGAATATTGCCAAGAAAGGCTGTCGCCGTAGGCGCCGATGCCGTCGCCAGAGAGGACGCCCGCCCGTAATGGCGCAGCGCAGCAGAGCAGGCAAATGAGCGACTTTGAAAACACGGATTGACGACTCACTAGCGTTCCTCTCCAGTTTCTAAACGAAAACGACCATCCGAGCGGCGCGACCTGATCCTAACTTCTCCGCAACTCCTGCGACAAGCAACTGGCAGGAATTCGTGGATTTTTGCCGAGAAATTCCACGATGGGCCGAACCTGGCGCTGATCCAGACGCACAGTGGTTTCGATGACAAGAATGCCCCTAAGCGTCTATCGCACAGCGAAAATATCTGCATTTAGCCCTATCCGATACGGTGAGCACTTCGGACGGGAAGCTGCCCGCTCAGGTCTTCCAGCGGCTATCGCCGAGTTCGCGAAGATGAAGGCCTTTGGAGTTGCGGAAAACGTTCGTTTTTCGCCATTGACTGTCGGCGACCAATTTTTTTGGCCAACTCGCTGGCGTGCATTCCGAATTCGCCGTCTCGCAATTCAAAGTGCCGCATCGCCGTCAAATCGGAGGTTTTTGATTTTGCAGCACCTGGCAGCCCGGCTACCTCGACCAGCACCGCCGAGCTTCGGGGTGCGCCGCCAACCAGGCGTCGGGCAACAGGACCGCGGCCTTGGGCGGCGAATTGCATGACAACTGGACCGGCAAGTCGCGCACGTAGGCAAACGGCTCGACCTGATTCGCCTTGGCGCTGGCCATGACGCTGTATCGCTGCCGCCTTGCCGCCATGGTCGCTGCCGAGGAACAGGTAATTCTTGCAGCCGATCGCGACGGGACGCACGCTGCGCTCAACAGAGCACTTGCTTTACGTTCCCGGCGGCATAGATGCCGTCATAGCCTGCGAAGGCGTCGGCGTGGAGGAAGCCCGTGAAGTTCGCTAGAAACGCCACCCGGCCATCACGTCGACGACTCGTCGTGTGATCCTAAACCGTGTAGGGATTCCGCCAGTCGCCGCAGTAAACCCAGAATCGCGCCGTTCGCGTTTGGGCAGGCTGGCATAGAGGACGGGAACCGGCGTATCGTCGGTGTGGATGGAATCCGATGAGCGAACCCGCTCGACCATCGCCTGATAAACCGGCTCAAGCACGGCCGTGGTTTGTGTGACGGTTACCAAGAATTGCCGGTACGCCGCGCCAGCGGCGGGCAACTGGATAGGCGGGATTTCCCGCGACGGGCGAGGAAAAGGCCGCAGGCGAAAATGCCGGGTTGCGTTGCCGCTGCTCAGGCCAAGATGCCGCGGATGACTTCGCCTTCGACATCCGTGAGGCGCATCTCGCGGCCGCTGTGGAAATAAGTCAACTGCTCGTGGTCCAGCCCCATCAAGTGCAGGATCGTGGCGTGGATATCGTGCACGTGGGCTTTATTCTCGACCGCGGCGTAGCCGAAAT is a genomic window of Pirellulales bacterium containing:
- a CDS encoding alcohol dehydrogenase, coding for MATMRVAQIPHPKGAFEIVERPIPEPAAGWIRVKIQACGVCHSDSVTKDGLFPGIEYPRVPGHEVAGVIDKLGPGVAGWTVGERVGVGWNGGYCGYCEPCRRGQFFACQHGAATGVNFDGGYAEYMVAPASAVALIPDDLSPVEAAPLMCAGITTFNALRNSGARPGDVVAVLGLGGLGHLGVQFAAKMGFYTVAIARGQDKQPLAKKLGAAVYIDNQTQDPTAELAKLGGARVILATVTNADAMSAVVGGLSVAGTMLIIGVVNSLTIPTMQMIQSSQTIRGWYSGTSIDSQDTLRFSAQTGVRSMNEVVPLERVAEGYQRMESGKARFRVVLTMDK
- a CDS encoding SGNH/GDSL hydrolase family protein, encoding MSRQSVFSKSLICLLCCAAPLRAGVLSGDGIGAYGDSLSWQYSLWVPLAPSFGYSIFSNGQQFNWVDQLVMSGYNFGPQVDATGNHNYYNANDVALGGAVSSDLPGQVSSLQPSLASNAVKLTVMEIGGDNFTVGLGGEYGTIYTAAANHAYNPLTNPAVQTFMNNLVGDITSAVNATLAINPSEHMVLMTVPDLGVTPSYRSTYSDATRRAEVTSVVNAINQQILSLAALHHMPVVDLNALGQLSLTPPKLGGVQMLTGGGNGGNRMYLSDSFHPGTVANGLLANAILKADQIGYGDAVNLISDQIILTRAGVTPTVGGSTYYDVSPYVIFNPVPEPSTLAITICAAVGIVIVPRRGRRR